GAGATGAACGGCAGCGCGGGCGTGGTGGCGCCGATGACGCCCACGCGGCGGACGCCGGCGTCGGTCATGACGTCGACGACGGTGCTGGGGGCGATGCGACCGCCGTCGACCAGGGCCTGCAGGCCGGGCTCAGCGCTGAAGTCGAGGTTGGCCGAAAGGAAGGGGGCGGGGTTGGTGCTGAAGCCGGCGATGAAGTCTTCGAGGATGTCGGGGCCGAAGTCGAACTCGTGGTTGCCGATGATGAACGCGTCGTAGCCGATCAGGTCGAGCGCGACGGTGTCGAAGAAGGGCACGCCGCGGTCGAGGCTGACGGAGAACTCCGGGCCGGGCAGGAAGTTGTCGCCGCTGGTGATGAGCAGGCTGCCGCGGGCGAAGCTGCCGGCGGGGAAGGTCGTGGCCTCGGTGCGCAGGTTGCTGACCACGGTGGCGAAGCGGGCGACGCCGCCGAAGTCTTCGAGGCCACTGCCGGCGTCGATGAGCTGGCTCTCGCCGTCGTTGTGGTGCAGCAGGTGGAGGTAGAAGTCGGTCTGGGCGCTGGCAGTACCGGCCGCCACGGCCAGGAGCAACGACGCGGAGGTGAATCGGTTGGTCATCTCGTCTCGTCCCCTCTTGCAATGGGTGCTTGTGTGTTGAGTCGAAACATAACAACGGACCGGAACGCGGGTGTTTCGGCGTGGTGAACGGTGCGCGAAGATGGTGTGTGGCGTGTCGTGCTGGCGTCAGGGACCGCCCGAAAGCATGTCGATGATCCAGGCGATGATAACACCGGCGCCGGTGGCGAAGCCCACGAGGATGGTGGCGGCCACGAGGAAGCAGCCGATGCCCATGAGCCAGCCGTGCCACCAGGGCTCGGGGGTGTACTGGCGCTCTTCGACGCGGGCGACGATGGCCGATGCGAACTTCTCGGCTGCGCCGTCGGCCATGTCGAGGAACAGCTCGGGCTCGATGAGCTCGAGCTCGCCGAGCAGGGGCTGGCCGTCGGGGCCGGGGACGAGGTCGACGCGGGCGTAGAGGGGCTTGTCGCCGTAGCGGTCCTCCCACGCGGCGAGGGCGCGCTCGGCGACGTGCTGCTGCTGCTCGGTGGGCTCGACGAGGGTGTAGGCGCCGCCGAAGTCGACCTGGGAGCGGAAGTCGCCCGGGGCGGGGACCTTGGTGACGGCGTGGGAGAATTGGCCGTTGAAGTAGACCAGCGAGGTCTCGCCCTCGGTCACGACTCGTGGCAGGAACGGCTGGACGAGCGCGCCGCCGGCCTTGGTGAGTTGCGTGAGGTAGTCGAGGGCCGCGGCGTCTGGGTGATCGAGCTTCTTCAGCCCCACCGCGGCGGCGGCGACGGTGGGCTTGATGATGAGGGGGGCCCAGTTGTTGGCTTTGGCTTGGTCGATGGCGGCGGACTCGCTGCCCTTAGTAACGAAAATGGTGGGGACGATGGGAACGCCGGCGGATGCGAGCTCCTGCAGGTAGGTCTTGTCGAGGTTGGCGAGAATGGTCTCTGCGGTGTTGGCGACGCAGGGCACGCCCTTCATGCCGCCGACGAAAGCGCGGAAGGCTTCCAGATCATCCCAGTAGTCCCAAGTCGTGCGGAGCACGGTTAGGCTGGCGAGTTCGCCGATCTCGCTGGCGGCGTCGCCTATGGGCACGTGGTCCTCATCGAGCTCCAAGGGCACGTCCCTCCACGCGATGAGCGTCACGATCGCCCCCTGCCGCACCAGTTCCTGCATCAGCCTGCCCTCGGAGGCGTGGTCGATGTGGTCGTGGTGGCGGCAGGTGAGCAGGGCGATGCGCGGGGTGGGGCGCGGCTGGCGTGGGGGTTGGCGTGCGGCGTCGGTCATTGGGCCGTTGGTCATTGGCCCGAGCGAGCGAAGCGGAGCAAAGGGCGGCTGCCGATGCGCAGCTCGAGCCACTGGGGGCCCACGGCGATGGTGTCGGCCCGCTGCATGCGCGAGACGTACTGCTGCTCGAAGGCCAGGGCCTCGGGCTCGCCGCCCATGCGCGTGGTGACGATGCCGCCGGGGTTCCATTCGCCTTGCTCCAGGGCGTCGGCGTCGGTGCTGCCGCTGAAGCGATTGATGCCGGCCTGGCCCGAAAGTCGGCCGCTCTCGGTGATCGTCAGCGTGGGCGAGCGGGCGCCGCTGGGCAGGTCGTAGCGCTCGTCCTCGATCTTGGTCAGGCTCCAGGCGCCGATGGCCGAGGCGTCGGCGGCGGGCTCGGTTGGCTTGGTGCTGGTGGTGCAGCCGAGGAGGGCGAGGGTGGCGATGGCCAGGGCGGTCAGGAGGATGGTTCGCATGAGTATCTGCCTTTCGCGGGGTCGTCGTTCTCAGGTCTGCAGCACGCCGGTCTTGAACTCGCGCGTGTAATCCCAGCCCTGGTTGGCGCTGGCGAGGGCGTCGATGAGTTCGGAGCGGGTGTTGTGGGGCTGGATGAGGCGGTCGACCCAGCCTCGCGCCGCGCCGTAGTGGATGTCCTGCTGCTCGTTGTAGCTGGCGCGGACGGCTTCGAGGATTTCCTTGTGGGTCTGTTCGTCGATGGTCTCGCCCTTGCGCTCGCGGCTGCGTTCTTCGATGGTCGCGAGCACGCCGCTCGATTGGGCCGCGCCCATGACCGCGCACTTGCTGCCCGGCCAGGCCAGGGTGAGGAAGGGCTCGAAGGCGCGGCCGCACATGGCGTAGTTGCCGGCGCCATAACTCGACCCGGTAATGAGCACGATCTTTGGGACCACGCAGTTGCTCATGGCGTTGACGAGCTTTGCACCAGAACGGATGATGCCGGCCTGCTCGCTGTCGCGGCCGACCATAAAACCAGTCGTGTCGTGGATGAAGACCAGGGGGATCTTGCGCTGGTTGCAGTCCATGATGAAGCGGGCGGCCTTGTCGGCGCTGTCGTCGTAGATGACGCGGGGCATGCCGGCGGCCTTGCTCGGCCCCGCTTTGCCGCCGGGCTGAACGCGCTGGGTGAGCTCGCACTGGTTGGCGACGATGCCGCAGGCGTGGCCGCCGATGCGGGCGTAGCCGCAGACCAGCGACTGGCCGTAGTCGGCCTTGTACTCGTCGAAGTCGGGCTCGAGGCTCTCGTGGCCCTCCTTGTTCGGCAGCGCGCGGGCGTCGAGGACGCAGGCGAGGACGTCACGCACGTCGTACTGCTGGCCGGACTTGTCGGTGAAGACGTCGTAGACGTCGTGGGCGTCGCGCAGGGGCGTGACGCCCTCGCGCGCGTCGGGGGCCTCCGGCACGTCGCCGCCGTTCTTGCCGACGACCTCGCGGAGGCGCGTGAGGCAGGTGTCGTCGTCGGGCTCCTTGAAGTCGATGGTGCCGCTGATGGCCGCGTGCATGGAAGCGCCGCCGAGCTCCTCGTCGGTGACGTCCTGGCCGATGGCGGCCTTGACCAGGGCCGGCCCGGCGAGGTACAGGCCGCTGCCCTCGGTCATCAATAAGGTATCGCAGAGGACGGGCAGGTAGCCCCCGCCGGCGACGCAGAAGCCCATGATGGCGGCGGTCTGCTGGAGGCCCTCGGCGCTCATGACGCTGTTGAGGTAGAAGATGCGGCCGAAGTCGTCGGTGTCTGGGAAGACGTCTTCCTGCAATGGCAGGTACACGCCCGCGCTGTCGACGAGGTAGATCAACGGAAGACGCGCCATGCGGGCGACATGCTGGGCGCGGATGATCTTCTTACACGTCATGGGGAAGAACGCGCCGGCCTTCACCGTGGCGTCGTTGGCGATGATCACGTGGCGGCGGCCCTGGACCAGGCCGATGCCGGTGACCACGCCCGCGCCCGGGGCGCCGCCGTGCTCCTGATACATGCCGTCGGCGGCCCAGAGGCCCAGCTCCATGAAGCCGGGGATCTCGTGCTCGTGGGGGTTGGCGCCGCCGGCCGCCCAGTCGATGGAGGTGTCCAGCAGGCGGGCGATGCGTTCGCGGGCGGTGAGGCGGGCCTTCTTGTGCTGGCGCTCGATGGCCTTATCGCCCCCGCCCATGCGGATCCTCGCCTCGCGGGCGAGGCTCTGGGCGTTGGCGTCCTTGAGGGTCGTCGGCGTCGAAGGGGCGGTCGTGGTCGCGGGCAAGGCTGGGCTCCGGCGGCTGGGGTGGGGTACGCCGGGGAGCGTATTCAGGCGGGGCCCGAGCCGCGGCGGCCGCGGGGGCCGGCGGCATCGGGGTGATGGCCGGCGGCTCGGCGCCCGTGGCGGGCGGATCGGGGGCCGGGACGCGTGCCTTTGCGGCGGGAATCCGTGCCTTTGCCGTGAAGGCACGAATTTTTGGGGCAAAGACACGCGTCATTGGACTGATGGCACGGGTTTCCACGTAGAAGACGGGCGTCTTCGCGGCGAGCGCGGCCCCTGGAAGGGGCCCGGGATGGACGAGAGGGCTCGCCGGTGGCTTTGCGGGGCCGTGCGGGCCTATCGGCGGGGCGCGGGCAGGAGCATGGTCTTGAGCACGCCGCCCAGCCAGAGGCGGCGCTGGTCGGGCAGGAGGGTGGCGAACTTCAGCGTCTTCGTGGTGGTCTCGATGGCGATGGCCCGTTTGGCCTTGCCGTCCTCTTTGACGTCCGAGTCGGTGAAGCGGATGGCCTCGACGGCGTCGGCGTCGAAGCGGCGCTTCCAGCCCAAGGGCCCCACGCCGGTGAAGACCTGGCCGTCGGGCCCGCGCAGGCGGACCTCGACCTTGCCGACCAGGGCCGTAAGCAGGGCGCCGATGACCGTCAGGCCGATCAGGACGAAGGGGGTGAGGAACAGGGCCATGAAGATGGTCATGCCCAGGGGCATGTTGGAACTGGCGCCCCCGCCCCAGTTGCCTCCCCCGCTCCCGCCCCCACTTCCACCCATGGGCGTGGGAAACCAGGCCGGCAGCGTGACGCCCGCGTGCAGGAGGAAGCTGGAGACCACGATGATCAGGAAGATGCCCACGATGCCGTTCCAGAAGGCGGCGAAGAAGGCCAGGCCCGCGACGCCGGGGAGCGAGCGGGCCGAGGCGCGCAGGGTGACGCGGTCGCCGTAGTCTCTCAGGGCGCAGCCGCGGGGCGGATCGCCGTGCGC
This portion of the Phycisphaerales bacterium genome encodes:
- a CDS encoding META domain-containing protein, which codes for MRTILLTALAIATLALLGCTTSTKPTEPAADASAIGAWSLTKIEDERYDLPSGARSPTLTITESGRLSGQAGINRFSGSTDADALEQGEWNPGGIVTTRMGGEPEALAFEQQYVSRMQRADTIAVGPQWLELRIGSRPLLRFARSGQ
- a CDS encoding carboxyl transferase domain-containing protein, with amino-acid sequence MPATTTAPSTPTTLKDANAQSLAREARIRMGGGDKAIERQHKKARLTARERIARLLDTSIDWAAGGANPHEHEIPGFMELGLWAADGMYQEHGGAPGAGVVTGIGLVQGRRHVIIANDATVKAGAFFPMTCKKIIRAQHVARMARLPLIYLVDSAGVYLPLQEDVFPDTDDFGRIFYLNSVMSAEGLQQTAAIMGFCVAGGGYLPVLCDTLLMTEGSGLYLAGPALVKAAIGQDVTDEELGGASMHAAISGTIDFKEPDDDTCLTRLREVVGKNGGDVPEAPDAREGVTPLRDAHDVYDVFTDKSGQQYDVRDVLACVLDARALPNKEGHESLEPDFDEYKADYGQSLVCGYARIGGHACGIVANQCELTQRVQPGGKAGPSKAAGMPRVIYDDSADKAARFIMDCNQRKIPLVFIHDTTGFMVGRDSEQAGIIRSGAKLVNAMSNCVVPKIVLITGSSYGAGNYAMCGRAFEPFLTLAWPGSKCAVMGAAQSSGVLATIEERSRERKGETIDEQTHKEILEAVRASYNEQQDIHYGAARGWVDRLIQPHNTRSELIDALASANQGWDYTREFKTGVLQT